The genomic interval ACCGAGCACCGGATCGGGAACTGGGTGCTCAACTTCTCCTTCGAGATCGCCTACCATCGGTACCTGACGGGGCCGACCGGCACTCCGATCCACGACAGCCAGAGCGGACTGTGGGTCTTCCGTCGTTCGATCCTCGACCGGGTCGTTCTCACCCAGGATGGGATGGCGATGAGCGAGGAGCTCAAGATCGAGGCGCTCATCCGCGGGTTCCACGTTCTCGAGGTTCCGATTCGGTACGGGGAGCGGGTCGGCCATCCCAAGCTCTCGAGCTGGCGCGACGGGGTGCGGAACGGCTGGTTCCTGCTGCGCAAGCGCTTCTACCTCGATCGCGAAGAGCGGACCGCGGCGCGCCGCACGGCGGCGCGCTGATCCGTTACTGGGTCTTCCCCGAACGCTCGCGGGACTTGACGCGCAGGCCCTTGTAGCCGCACTTGCGGCACTGGACGGCCTTCGGAGGGTTCCGTGCCGAGCAGCTCATGCAGATCTTCTTGTTGAGCAGTCGCTCGACCGCCTCGGGGAACGGCATAGGTGCGCGGCGGGACCGTGGACCCGTATAAAGCGTGTCCCAACCGCAGGGCCTCGGGAACCGCCTCTTCCCGGTTCGCCTCGGCGTCGTCGACCACAAGCACCTCGGGTCCCGGGAACCGCTATCGCGGGACCGAGCCTCTCGGGAGCATGGTCGCTCTGAGCACGGGGCGGTGGGCCGTGCGTGAGGCGCGCGCGGCGATCGCGGGCTCCCTCGGTCTCCCCGCCCGTCCCATGGGCACACCCCCTCCCGATGCCGAGGAGTCCCGAGGCGTGTTCGTGACCCTGGTCGACCACCCCTCGGGGAGGTTGAGAGGATGCATAGGATACCCCCTGCCCGTCCTGCCGCTCGAACAGGCGATCCGCGGCGCCGCCGTGGCCAGCGCGCACGAGGATCCCCGATTCCCATCCCTCCTCCCGGAGGAGTTCGACCGGATCGTGGTCGAGGTGTCGATCCTCACGCCGCCCCAGCCGATCGCCGCTTCCGACCCCGAGGGCCGGCTCGCTTCGGTCGAGGTCGGGCGGGATGGGCTGATCGTACGCGCTCGGGGCGCGAGCGGGCTGTTGCTCCCGCAGGTCGCTGTCGATCAGGGCTGGGACGCTTCCGAGTTCCTGGATGCGACGTGCGAGAAAGCCGGGCTGCCCTTCGCCGCGTGGCGACAGGCCTCGACCGTCGTCGAGCGGTTCCGGGCCGAGGTCTTTGCGGAGGTCGAGCCGAACGGGCCGGTGGCCCCGCGGAGGGGCGCTCCTTCCGGGAGATCCGCGCCGTAAAGCGGGATCCTTCGACCTCCCAGCTCCGTACCTCGGGTCCGTCCGGGAGCAACGCATCGACGAGATCGAGAGGTTCGGCGAGGAGTTCCCGCGCCACGGTCTCTCGATGCCGCGCGAGGGCGCGGTGGATATAGTCGGTCGCCCCGATGCGGATCGCCACCAGTTCGGTGAACTTCAGCTGCATCTCCTTGCGCGTCTGCTGGAGCCGGCGGAGCACCTCCCGGACCAGCCCCTCCTCGAGCAGCTCCGGGGTTGGCCGTCGGGAGAGCGCCGCTTGGGTGGCCCCCTCCTCTCGCCGAAGCACCCAATCCGCTTCTGGGTAGTCCTTCGGATCCGCCTGGGGCGCGAACGTCACGCGGCGAACGTTGAGCTCGGCGGCGAGGATCTCGTCCCGCTCGCGCCTCCACGGCTCGGTGTCCGCGGGACCGCGTGAGAAGAAGACGAGTTCGGCGAGCGGTATCCGCGACTTGACCTGGGCCCGCTGGCGGAGCTCGCGTCCGATCTCGACCAGCTCGCGGATCCTCTGCATGCCTCGCTCGAGATGTTCGTCGCGTTTGCCGGCCCCTTCGGGCCACGCCCCGAGGTGGACCGAGGACGAGGATTCCGTGAACGGCGCGTCCGAAAGCTCCTGGTGGATCCATTCGGCAGTGAACGGAGCGAACGGGGCCAACAGGCGAGCGGTCACGGAGAGCGTGTAGGAGAGGGTCGCGTGCGCCTCCCGACGCGCCGGATCGTTCGCCTCGGCCCAGAATCGGGGCCGAGAGCGTCGGAGGTACCAGGTCGACAGATCATCCACGAACGAGCGGATCGCCTGGGCGGCGGGCCGGGGATCGAACGACTCGAGCGCGTCGGTCGTAATCTTGCGCGTTGCTTCCAGGCGGGAGAGCAGCCACCGATCGAGCGCGTTCTCCGGTCGGGGCCGCTCCCATACGGTCGCAAGACCGTCCGCCTCGGAGTTCTGCCGATAGAACGCGACGACGTTCGTCAGCGTCCCGAGCGTCCGGGCCCCGGCCTGTCGGATGGTGTCTTCCGCGATGCGCATCCCCTCGGTGAAGTCGACAACGAGAACCGACCACCGGACCATGTCCCCGCCGAACCGCTCGAGAAGCGCGAGCGGCTCGAGCACGTTGCCCTTGGACTTCGACATCTTCTTGCCGGTGGTGTCGAGGCCGTGACCGGTCACGAGGGCCGCACGGTAGGCGGGGCGATCGAACAGCCCGACCGACAGCACCAGGAGCGTGTAGAACCAGCCGCGGGTCTGGTCGATCGCCTCGGAGACGTAGTCGAGGGGCGCCGCGGGCTCGAACGGCCCCGGCTCGAAGGGATAGTGGAACTGAGCGAACGGTGCCGCTCCGCTATCGTACCACACGTCGATCGTGTACGGTTCCCGCACGCTCTTCTCGCCGCATGCGGGGCAGGCGAAGGCGATCCGGTCGACCGTTACTCGGTGGGGGTCGAACTCCGGTGGGAGCCCTTCTCCCGAGCGTTCCTCGAGCTCGGCAAAGCTTCCGATGCAGGTGGGGTGGCCATTCGAGCACATCCAGATCGGCAGCGGGGTCCCCCAGTACCGGCTGCGGGAAAGTGCCCAGTCCTTCGCCTCGGTCAGGAAGTTGCCGAAGCGACCCGCGCGCAGGTGCGCGGGGATCCAGGCGACTCCGGAATTGTGCCGGACGAGCGCCTCCGAGAAGCGCGACGTGCGGACGAACCAGGAATCGATCGCGCGGTACAGGAGTGGAGTTTCGCATCTCCAACAGAACGGGTAGGTGTGGCGCACCGACTCGTTTCTCTCGAGGAGTCCACGATCTGCGAGGTCTTGGATCAGGATCGGATCGGCGGTCTTGAACCACTTTCCCTGGACGAGGGGGACGAGGGAAGTGAAGACGCCGCGCCCATCCAGTGGATCGAACCCACCGACGCCCTCCCGGGCGCCGATCCGCTGATCCTCCGGCCCGAAGTTCGGGGAGCAGTGAACGAGCCCCGTTCCTTCATCGGTCGCGACCATGTCGTCCAGGACCACGCGAAACCGCCCCGGTCCCGGTGGCACGAACGGGAACGGTGGGCGATACTCCCGGCCGGCCAGTTCGCGGCCGGTCAGTCGCGTCACGATATCGGCTCCCGCAGGAAAGTACCGGGGAAGCGCGGCTTCGGCGAGGATCCCTTCGGTACCATCGCTAAGGCGAACGACGACGTAGGTAAGGTCCGCACGCGCGGTGACGAGAAGGTTCGAGACCAGCGTCCACGGGGTTGTCGTCCAGACGAGGAGGGAGCGCGGAGGACCGATCTCTCCGAGCAGCGGGAAGCGGACGGTAATGGACGGATCGGTCGCCTCCTTGTAGCCCTGGGCGACCTCGTGCGAGGAGAGCGTCGTCTCGCATCGCGGGCAGTACGGGAGCACGTAGTGACCCTTCTCGAGGAGACCGCGATCGAAGAGAACCTTGAGCGACCACCAGACGCTCTCGATGTACGAGGGTTGCATCGTGGTGTAAGGATGGGTATAATCGAGCCAGTAGCCGAGGCGCTCGCTCATCTCCTCCCAGATCGCCGCGACCGAGAGCGTGGTCGCGCGGCACTCGTCGCAGAACCGGGCCACTCCGAAGGCCTCGATCTCCTTCCGGGACTTCAGGCCGTGACGCTTCTCGACCTCGATCTCGACCGGAAGACCGTGGCAGTCCCAGCCGGCCATCTCGCTGATGATCCGGTAGCCGCGCATGCGGCGATACCGGAGCTGAAGGTCCTTGGTGGCCCGGGGGAGGATGTGCCCGATGTGGGGTCGCCCGTTCGCAGAGGGAGGGCCCTCGGTGAATCGGAACGTCGGGGCTCCCGGGCGGTCGGCGAGCGCGCGTTCGATCACGCCCGCCCGCTTCCAGTACTCCGATACCCGGGTCTGGATCGCCGTGGGAGAGGGGCTCCCGCTCCCTCCCTCGTCTTCCGCGGGCATGCGTCGTGCGACGGGACAGGGGGAGATAAAAGCGGCCCGCCGGCGGCTCAGCGCGACATTCCCGGTGGGTGCGGGGACCGGGATTCCGGCCCGAGATGGCTCGATGGGTGACAGGAGTCGATCGTTCCGTCGTACCGTACGACGTGGCAGTTGCGCCCGACTACGATCCGGTCGGCCCGGAGGTACTGGACCGTGACGCCTTCGATGTGGACCGTCTCCGCCTCGATCCGGTCGATGTCCAGGGTCGGGCTCTCGAGGATCGAGCGCAGGATCGGCGGCCGGACGGGCAGCGTGAATCGCACGTCGCCGCCCTCGACCGTGCCGATGTGGCTCACTCCCCGGATGGTCGCCTGCACCCGGGGGGCTCGGAGGGTACCTCGGATCTCGAACCGCCCGTCCGCTTGGAAGAATCCAGCGCTGGCGGAGCCCACGACCGCGAGTTGGCCCCGGATCTGGAGGAGGCGGGTGACTCGGAGCGCGCCTCCGATGTGTACGGTGCCATCGAACCCCGCGTCCGTGGCGTCGACATCGGTGAACGTACGGCACTGCCCGCGGACCTCGAGCGTTCCGCGCGTCGTCACGATTCCGACCACTTCGAGCTCTCCGCGAGCCAGCACCCGGTCGGCGCTGAGGGCTCCGACGATGGTCACGAACCCGCGGAGGTCCGCTTGGCCGACGTCCACGTTGCCGAGGACCTTGGCCGTTCCGTCGATCGCCCAGGTCTCGGCGTGGATCGACTCCCGTCGAACGGTCCCTCGGTCGATGACCTGGCCGGTGCGCGGTGGGAGAGGTGCGGCTGCTGGCTTCGGAGGCGCAGGCGGCGCTCCGGGGACCGCAGACGGCGAGGCCGGTACCGGAGAGGGCGATACGGACATGGAACTCCTCCGGACTAGCGTCCGCGTCCTTTGGCCGGAATGCGCAGGCGGCGGTGCTGGGCCATGATGCACAGGTTCTCGTACACGGTCGCGCCGCTCGTCCGGGCCTTTGCGGCCGCCTCGTGATGCTCGACGCCGCTCTGCATCCAGATCGTCGGGGCCTTTCGGGCGATGGCCTCGTCGACGATCGGGGGCACATCCTCGCTCTTTCGGAAGATGTCGACGATGTCGAGATGGATGTCCATCGGTACCGCGGTCAGGGAGGCGTAGGACTTCTCTCCCAGCACCTCGGGAACGGTCGGGTTCACGGGGATCACCCAGTACCCTTGGGACTGGAGGTATCGGGCGACCTCATTGGAGTCTCGCTCGGGTTTGTCGGAGAGTCCGACGATCGCGATCCGGTGTGCTTTCGTTAGGATCTCGCGCATGTGCGCATCGTCGGATGCCGCCATTCCTCCGGCGGGAGGCGGGAGCGGTTCAAGATGCTAACGGAGGGGGTCCGAAGGACCCGACACGGCCCTTCCCGCCGGTCGAGCGGCCCCGACAAGCGCCCCGAGCTCCAGGACGGCGGCTCCCCTCCCACTCCGTACGGCAGTTCTGAGTGCGAGGTCGAGTCGGAGGGCCACCAGCCGGCCGGCGGATCGAAGACCCGGTAGGTCATGCTCAGATACGTCGCGAGAGCGATCGCGAGCCCGATCAGTACCAGTCCGTAATGGAGCACCAAGCCATCGGTTGTCGACACGAGCGTAAGGTACGCTGCGGCGTCGGTCGCCCCGTGTAGGAGGGCGATCACGACGATGTTTCCACCGGAATGGCGCATCGCCGCGGCGAACGCGAAGCCCGTCAGGAAGAGCGTTGGGAAGATCAGCGGGGCTGCGGCTCCGTAGGTGGTCCCGTAGTAGAGGTGGACGGCGGCGAATAGTAGGCTCGTCCAGATCGCGGGCCCGATCCATCCACGCGTCCGGCCGAGCCAGAAGCCAAATATCCACCCACGAAAGATCGTCTCCTCGAACGCCCCGATGACGAAGGAGAACCCGACGAAGAACCAGGGGTTGCCCTGGGCGAGCTCGAGCGCGGGGTTCGGACGGTCGAGCAACGCGAGCGCGGATGGGTCCAGTATCGTGTAGGCGATCGTGAGGATCGCGGTCACCACCAGCGCCACGGCGGCCATCGACCCGTACCAGCGGAATCCCTCCCAGACCGCCGAATGGATCCGGTCGGTCGCATGGCGCAGGGGTCCCGTGCCCACCAGGACCAGGAAGGCGACGATCGGAATCCCATAGACTACGGAGAGGTCGCCCGGCAGGTTGTCGTAGATCGCTTGCAAGGCAGGAACTAGCTGCGGGACGAAATACTGGCTCGCGATGGCAACGACGGTGATCGCGACCGCCACGGCGTAGCGAGCGACCTCCCGTGACACGCCGCCCGGGGGGGAGACCGATAGCGCGGACGTCGCGAGTTCCGCCCGATCCACGTACGCGCCATCGGGGCACGCTACATATCCGTTCGGCGGACCCGCGGTTCCGGGTTAAGTCCCGCGGTGGTTGCTAGAGGAGGGTCGCACGACCATGGACCTCACCGTACTCGTCAAGGCGACGCCCGATCGCGACGCGTTGCGGTTCGATCCGCAGGAGCGAACGGTCGTCCGGGTAGGTGCAACGGCATTCTTCAACCCGTTCGATCAGCGCGCGTTGCGCGTGGCGCTCGATCTTCGGCGACCCGGCGAGAGAGTCCATCTCGTCTCAATGGGACCGCCCGAGATCGCACCCCTTCTTGTGGAGGCGTACGCGATCGGGGTCGATCGGGTCATCCTGATCTCCGACGACGCGCTGATCGGCTCGGACGCGCTCGTGACCGCGCGGGTGCTCGCACGTGCGGTGCAGCGGCTCGGCCGCTCGCTCGTATTGATGGGGGATCGCTCGACGGACGGGGAGAGCGGGATCCTCCCTGGAGCCCTCGCGCCGCTGCTGTGGGCGGCGCCGATCGTGCGGGCCCGATCGATCGCCCGTTCCGAGTCCGGCTTCGAGTTCGATGTCACGGCCGATACCGAGGACGGCTGGGCTCGCTACCGGGTGACCGCGCCCTGCCTCATCGCGGTCGGAGAGAAGATCGCAAAGCCGAGAAAGGGGACGCCCGCGGAGCTCGCCGCAGCGGCGACCCGCCCGATCGAGCGGTGGACGATCTCCGATCTTGGGTTTCGACCGCGGGAGGTCGGTCGGGCGGGTTCGCAAACGACGCTCGTCGAGGTCGCATTGGACGCTCCCCTACGGATCCCACGGACCTATTCGGGTCCAACGCTCGCGGAGGGGATCCGAGAGGGTCGGAAGTGGATCGACGCGCTCGCTGGCCCTACGACGCCCGAAGGCGAGCCGTTCCCAACCCTCGCGACCGATGGATCGTACGATCGCGAAGTACTCGTCCTCGCGAGCGGGCCCGATGGGAGCTCGGATCCGCTCGCCCTCCAGGTCCTTTCGGAGATACGGCGGCGCATCCCGGATCACTGGCCATCCGCCGTCTGGGTCGGCCCTCATCCGAGTTCGGAGGATGCCGAACGGCTGCTGCGCGCGGGCGCGGTCCGAGGGTACGGATTGCACGGGCCGAGCGACCGCATCCTTTCGGTGGTCGCCACGCTCGGGCTGGAGCGGGCGATGGATCGTCGTCCGCACGCGGCCGCCGTGCTCATTCCAAGCACGCTCACCGGGCGCGAGATCGCCGGGCGCCTCGCCGGGCGACGCGCTCTGGGGATCGTGACCGACGTGGAGGACTGTCACTCGGGCCCCGCCGGTCAGCTCGTGTGGACCAAACCATCGTTCGGTGGCGCGCACCGCGCGAGCGTCGTGACCCGGAGCCGACCCAGCATCGTTACCTTCCGCCCCCGGAGGAGCGCGCATATCGGCCCCCTCGCCGGCGTCTCCCTCGACTGGATCGACATCCCGTTCGAGCCGCC from Thermoplasmata archaeon carries:
- a CDS encoding 50S ribosomal protein L40e, producing the protein MPFPEAVERLLNKKICMSCSARNPPKAVQCRKCGYKGLRVKSRERSGKTQ
- a CDS encoding CoA-binding protein, with the protein product MAASDDAHMREILTKAHRIAIVGLSDKPERDSNEVARYLQSQGYWVIPVNPTVPEVLGEKSYASLTAVPMDIHLDIVDIFRKSEDVPPIVDEAIARKAPTIWMQSGVEHHEAAAKARTSGATVYENLCIMAQHRRLRIPAKGRGR
- the ileS gene encoding isoleucine--tRNA ligase; translated protein: MPAEDEGGSGSPSPTAIQTRVSEYWKRAGVIERALADRPGAPTFRFTEGPPSANGRPHIGHILPRATKDLQLRYRRMRGYRIISEMAGWDCHGLPVEIEVEKRHGLKSRKEIEAFGVARFCDECRATTLSVAAIWEEMSERLGYWLDYTHPYTTMQPSYIESVWWSLKVLFDRGLLEKGHYVLPYCPRCETTLSSHEVAQGYKEATDPSITVRFPLLGEIGPPRSLLVWTTTPWTLVSNLLVTARADLTYVVVRLSDGTEGILAEAALPRYFPAGADIVTRLTGRELAGREYRPPFPFVPPGPGRFRVVLDDMVATDEGTGLVHCSPNFGPEDQRIGAREGVGGFDPLDGRGVFTSLVPLVQGKWFKTADPILIQDLADRGLLERNESVRHTYPFCWRCETPLLYRAIDSWFVRTSRFSEALVRHNSGVAWIPAHLRAGRFGNFLTEAKDWALSRSRYWGTPLPIWMCSNGHPTCIGSFAELEERSGEGLPPEFDPHRVTVDRIAFACPACGEKSVREPYTIDVWYDSGAAPFAQFHYPFEPGPFEPAAPLDYVSEAIDQTRGWFYTLLVLSVGLFDRPAYRAALVTGHGLDTTGKKMSKSKGNVLEPLALLERFGGDMVRWSVLVVDFTEGMRIAEDTIRQAGARTLGTLTNVVAFYRQNSEADGLATVWERPRPENALDRWLLSRLEATRKITTDALESFDPRPAAQAIRSFVDDLSTWYLRRSRPRFWAEANDPARREAHATLSYTLSVTARLLAPFAPFTAEWIHQELSDAPFTESSSSVHLGAWPEGAGKRDEHLERGMQRIRELVEIGRELRQRAQVKSRIPLAELVFFSRGPADTEPWRRERDEILAAELNVRRVTFAPQADPKDYPEADWVLRREEGATQAALSRRPTPELLEEGLVREVLRRLQQTRKEMQLKFTELVAIRIGATDYIHRALARHRETVARELLAEPLDLVDALLPDGPEVRSWEVEGSRFTARISRKERPSAGPPARSARPPQRPRPGTARRRSRPVATRRRAARLSRTSHPGTRKRPSPDRQRPAGATARSRPERVRSAHPARPRPKRAGPRGRKRRSAGAA
- a CDS encoding FAD-binding protein; this encodes MDLTVLVKATPDRDALRFDPQERTVVRVGATAFFNPFDQRALRVALDLRRPGERVHLVSMGPPEIAPLLVEAYAIGVDRVILISDDALIGSDALVTARVLARAVQRLGRSLVLMGDRSTDGESGILPGALAPLLWAAPIVRARSIARSESGFEFDVTADTEDGWARYRVTAPCLIAVGEKIAKPRKGTPAELAAAATRPIERWTISDLGFRPREVGRAGSQTTLVEVALDAPLRIPRTYSGPTLAEGIREGRKWIDALAGPTTPEGEPFPTLATDGSYDREVLVLASGPDGSSDPLALQVLSEIRRRIPDHWPSAVWVGPHPSSEDAERLLRAGAVRGYGLHGPSDRILSVVATLGLERAMDRRPHAAAVLIPSTLTGREIAGRLAGRRALGIVTDVEDCHSGPAGQLVWTKPSFGGAHRASVVTRSRPSIVTFRPRRSAHIGPLAGVSLDWIDIPFEPPATPIQKLDDGIERLPEFGRPDLARVVVGLGMGIEGLKQVRALLPTLAARGMALVASRRVVDAGWVPPHLQVGLTGRSVAPPLGILIGTSGSANFMVGWRRAHRLIAINRDPGAAVFRSVDLGLAGPWEEILPALLGPGP
- a CDS encoding CPBP family intramembrane glutamic endopeptidase, giving the protein MDRAELATSALSVSPPGGVSREVARYAVAVAITVVAIASQYFVPQLVPALQAIYDNLPGDLSVVYGIPIVAFLVLVGTGPLRHATDRIHSAVWEGFRWYGSMAAVALVVTAILTIAYTILDPSALALLDRPNPALELAQGNPWFFVGFSFVIGAFEETIFRGWIFGFWLGRTRGWIGPAIWTSLLFAAVHLYYGTTYGAAAPLIFPTLFLTGFAFAAAMRHSGGNIVVIALLHGATDAAAYLTLVSTTDGLVLHYGLVLIGLAIALATYLSMTYRVFDPPAGWWPSDSTSHSELPYGVGGEPPSWSSGRLSGPLDRREGPCRVLRTPSVSILNRSRLPPEEWRHPTMRTCARS